A region of Paenibacillus thiaminolyticus DNA encodes the following proteins:
- a CDS encoding helix-turn-helix transcriptional regulator, translating into MQKAKRLIELMMLINQKQQFTARELAEVCDVSLRTIQRDLRDLEELGVPLYAEFGSKGGYRLLKEKLLPPLTFTENEAVAMFFAYQSLHDYVSVPFGEEAVSALSKFYSVLPPNAKRTIDRLKDCIQFWVPRREQEAPFLQQLLEAAVERQAITIRYDSAQGENERDIVPLGLYAHNGYWYCPAYCFRRQAYRLFRADYIRALEPRESLEPEMRRKMKKLMTLEQWFLPPVRQHTVPLRVELTRLGVRKCEADPWLDKAITRHEDGTGTIDTRIGEGEIEYYAERICGLGTDAFVKEPPELVDFIVAKLEQLRSRYRTEKA; encoded by the coding sequence ATGCAAAAAGCGAAACGGCTTATCGAGTTAATGATGCTCATCAATCAAAAACAGCAATTTACGGCCCGCGAATTGGCTGAGGTATGTGACGTGTCGCTGCGCACCATCCAACGAGATCTGCGCGACCTGGAGGAGCTGGGTGTGCCGCTGTATGCCGAATTCGGGTCGAAGGGCGGGTACCGGCTCCTGAAGGAGAAGCTGCTGCCTCCGCTGACATTCACGGAGAATGAGGCGGTTGCGATGTTCTTCGCCTATCAATCGCTGCACGACTACGTGTCGGTCCCGTTCGGGGAGGAGGCCGTCTCGGCACTGTCCAAGTTCTACAGTGTTCTGCCCCCGAACGCGAAGCGGACCATCGACCGTCTAAAGGATTGCATTCAGTTCTGGGTCCCGCGGAGAGAGCAGGAGGCTCCTTTTTTGCAGCAATTATTGGAGGCGGCTGTCGAGCGGCAAGCGATTACGATTCGCTACGATTCGGCGCAGGGAGAGAATGAACGGGACATTGTGCCGCTTGGCTTATATGCGCATAACGGCTATTGGTACTGCCCGGCCTATTGCTTCCGGAGGCAAGCCTACCGCTTATTCCGCGCGGACTATATCAGAGCGCTGGAGCCACGGGAGTCATTGGAGCCAGAGATGCGGAGGAAGATGAAGAAGCTGATGACGCTGGAGCAATGGTTCCTGCCGCCTGTGCGACAGCATACCGTACCGCTGCGGGTGGAATTGACCCGTCTAGGTGTGCGGAAATGCGAGGCTGATCCTTGGCTCGATAAAGCGATCACGCGGCATGAAGACGGAACGGGCACAATCGATACCCGCATAGGCGAGGGCGAAATCGAATACTACGCGGAGCGGATATGCGGCTTGGGCACGGATGCCTTCGTGAAGGAGCCTCCCGAGTTGGTTGACTTTATCGTAGCAAAGCTGGAGCAGCTCCGCAGCCGGTACCGCACCGAGAAGGCTTAG
- a CDS encoding sugar ABC transporter substrate-binding protein: MKFKVMTRIVAAVMAVSLVLAGCSAGGDSAQSKPNVDKSKIENLPQPIASKDVKVMVIRKIGGDDHTAQFLAGAKQEGESMGFTVDTYSANGDTAKFHDAIAQALEKNYDGVIISHGDDAATVDDVEKLTGKGIPVVTFDSNPDLARIDGVTLTSQDDKQLAQLALDSMNKQLNGSGNIIYLWVDGFPPMVSRNGVYQDFLKANTGIKEIERFGVAASDTSVQTQNAVSAMLTKHGPGQIDAIFATWDAFAIGAARAVKEAGRDEIKIYGIDVSNADLQLMQEENSPWAATAAVDPKVIGAVNMRLVAKKIAGEDTPQTFDLKPTMITQEQLNSSGEKVNMESLSKIIPDWGVSTDFEEDWMQALKKAYSSK; this comes from the coding sequence ATGAAGTTCAAAGTGATGACCCGAATTGTGGCCGCCGTAATGGCCGTATCGCTTGTGTTAGCAGGCTGTTCGGCCGGGGGCGATTCCGCCCAAAGCAAGCCGAATGTGGACAAGAGCAAAATCGAAAATCTTCCTCAGCCTATTGCCAGCAAAGACGTGAAAGTGATGGTTATCCGCAAAATCGGAGGCGACGATCATACGGCGCAATTTCTGGCAGGCGCCAAGCAAGAGGGCGAATCGATGGGATTTACGGTGGACACGTACTCCGCGAACGGCGACACGGCCAAATTCCATGACGCGATAGCCCAAGCCCTGGAGAAGAACTATGACGGCGTCATTATCTCGCATGGGGACGACGCAGCTACGGTGGATGATGTCGAGAAGCTGACAGGGAAGGGGATTCCGGTCGTCACCTTCGACTCCAATCCGGACCTGGCCCGAATTGACGGCGTGACGCTGACCTCGCAGGACGATAAGCAGCTGGCCCAATTGGCGTTGGACAGCATGAACAAGCAGTTAAATGGAAGCGGTAACATCATTTATTTGTGGGTGGACGGATTCCCTCCGATGGTAAGCCGCAATGGCGTATACCAAGACTTTTTGAAGGCGAATACGGGTATTAAGGAGATTGAGCGCTTCGGCGTCGCGGCATCCGATACGTCGGTGCAGACGCAGAATGCCGTATCGGCGATGCTGACCAAGCACGGCCCAGGCCAGATTGACGCCATCTTCGCCACATGGGACGCGTTCGCCATCGGCGCGGCACGGGCCGTGAAGGAAGCCGGCCGGGACGAGATCAAAATTTACGGCATTGACGTGTCGAACGCCGATTTGCAGCTGATGCAGGAAGAGAACAGCCCATGGGCCGCCACGGCCGCTGTCGATCCGAAGGTAATCGGCGCCGTCAATATGCGCCTGGTCGCGAAGAAAATCGCAGGCGAGGACACGCCGCAAACCTTCGACCTCAAGCCGACGATGATTACGCAAGAGCAATTGAATTCCTCCGGGGAGAAAGTGAATATGGAGAGCCTCAGCAAGATCATCCCGGATTGGGGCGTAAGCACAGACTTCGAGGAGGACTGGATGCAAGCACTTAAGAAAGCGTATTCATCTAAATAA